The following nucleotide sequence is from Acidimicrobiales bacterium.
GCCCGAGCACGTTGACGGCCAGGCCGCCGGGTCCCATGAGGACCAGTCGGTCCACCTTGTCGGGGTGCGCGAGCGCGAACTCGAGTGCCACGTAGCCGCCCATGGAATTGCCGAGCAGGTGCGCCTTGTCGATACCCAGCCCGCCCATGAGGCGGGCTGTCGCCTCCGCGGCGATCTTGGGATAGGCCCTGTCGAAGTCCGGGCGTTCGCTCCTGCCGAAGCCGGGCATGTCCATCACGACCGTTCGGAACTGCTCGGCGAACACCGGGAAGTTCCCCCTGAAGTTCGACCAACCACTCACGCCCGGCCCTGAGCCATGGAGGAGAATCAGCGCCGGCCCGGATCCGGCCTCGTGGTAGTGGATCCGGTAGTCGCCCTCGAGGTAGCGGCTGGTGGCTTCGAAGTCCAACGTGGCAGCGCTCACGGTGCCGAAGCCTACAAAGGGCGGGCGTTGCACCGGGAGGGCCGATGTCCCGGCCATCGGAATGGGCACGTGGCACGCTTACCGGCGAGGCGACACACTCTTATCGTCGGAATGGGCAACCAGTCCGGCGGAAGCCCGACCCGTGGACGCTTGGTCGAGAGGAGCAAG
It contains:
- a CDS encoding alpha/beta fold hydrolase, encoding MSAATLDFEATSRYLEGDYRIHYHEAGSGPALILLHGSGPGVSGWSNFRGNFPVFAEQFRTVVMDMPGFGRSERPDFDRAYPKIAAEATARLMGGLGIDKAHLLGNSMGGYVALEFALAHPDKVDRLVLMGPGGLAVNVLGPEQSEGARRLGEFMVAPSKKAMEAWVDTMVANKAVVDDALIEERLANAQAPGALESAMAIFASLGQHPDPVPMYARLKGIKAPTLVTWGRDDRMLPVEGALMGFRQLPNAELHIFSRCGHWAQVERKDEFERIVTEFLTR